The sequence CCAACCCCAGCTTCCAATTCGAGATATCAAACGCGTTCTTATTCCATTTCCTGATGTTCCGATTCAAACTTGCATTGTGTCGGTGCTCTCCGCCTACGACGACCTCATCACAGCCAACCAACGCCGCATCCAACTGCTGGAGGAGTCGGCCCGGCTGCTGTATCGCGAATGGTTCGTGAAGCTGTGCTTCCCTGGGCACGAGACCGTGCCGATCAGTGATGGCGTCCCCGGGGGATGGGCACGCAAGCCCGTTTCAGCACTGGTCGATGTTAATCCAAGGACTCCATTTCCCAGAGATGTGGCAAGACCTTTCGTAAGGATGGAGGTCCTTGCCGAAGACTCGATGGTTATAGATGCCTCCTCTGATGCCCGACCTATAAGCGGGGGAGCAAAATTCCGAAATGGTGATACCCTATTGGCGAGGATTACGCCATGTCTTGAAAACGGAAAGACCGGTTTTGTTCAGTTTCTTGAAGATGATGAGGCCGTCGCCAGTGGTTCAACGGAGTTTATTGTGCTCCGGTCCCGCACGGTCAATCCCTACTATGTCTATTGCCTTGCACGTAGCGATTCTTTCCGTGAACATGCGATTAACAGCATGGCGGGATCCGATGGACGGCAACGGGTCAACACAAAATGTTTCCAGCAATACTTGACATTACAACCGCCTGATGATGTGTCGCAGCATTTCGAAGACAAAGTGAGAGATATGTTCGAACAGGTACAGTCTCTGACGAACTACAATCAGGCATTACGTGAGGCTCGCGACCTGCTCCTCCCCAAGCTGATGTCCGGAGCGCTGGACGTGAGCCGCATCACTGTTCCCCAGGAGGTCGCCGCATGAGCCAGGAAGGGCAACTCCTCGACAAGAAGTCGTTGCGGACGGTCACCGGAAAGTCGGCGGACTGGAAGGAACTGGCCAAGGACTGCATTGCCTTTGCCAATGCCCAGGGCGGCCGGCTTCTGATCGGCATAGAGAACAAGGCCGACCTGCCGCCCGCTGGGCAGCGCATCGATTCGGTCCTGCCCGATCAGATCCGCCGCAAGGTCGGGGAGCGAACGGTGAATGTGACCGTCCTGCCGGAAATACGCGAGGCCGAGAATGGGGCCGAATATATCGAGTTGCGGATACCGAGGTCTCTGGCCGTGGCCTCAACGCCTGACGGTCATTACTTTCTGCGCGTAGCCGATGAGAGCAAGCCCGTAGTGGGGGATGAGGTGATGAGGTTGGCAGCCGAGCGGTCGGCCCTGCCCTGGGAGACCCAGACGACGCTGCATGTCCCCCGAAGCGAGACAGATCCCCAGAAGCTGGCTGTTTTTGCAGCTGGGATTCGTGCCTCGGACCGGGTCAAGGAATCGGTGAAGGAAAAGAGCGACGACGAATTGCTGGATCATTACCTGCTGGCCCAGGGCCAGTGGCTGACCCATCTGGGCATCCTTTGCGTCGGCAGACGTCAGGA comes from Syntrophobacterales bacterium and encodes:
- a CDS encoding restriction endonuclease subunit S, producing MSESWGKIAFEQAPLQIIDGDRGTKYPQKDDFTDSGYCVFLNTSNVLSDGFNLFQCQFISESKDQELRKGRLCRGDVVLTTRGTIGNIGIYDESVPYDHIRINSGMVILRTDKGKLLPAFLFQFLRSSFFREQVDSLRSGAAQPQLPIRDIKRVLIPFPDVPIQTCIVSVLSAYDDLITANQRRIQLLEESARLLYREWFVKLCFPGHETVPISDGVPGGWARKPVSALVDVNPRTPFPRDVARPFVRMEVLAEDSMVIDASSDARPISGGAKFRNGDTLLARITPCLENGKTGFVQFLEDDEAVASGSTEFIVLRSRTVNPYYVYCLARSDSFREHAINSMAGSDGRQRVNTKCFQQYLTLQPPDDVSQHFEDKVRDMFEQVQSLTNYNQALREARDLLLPKLMSGALDVSRITVPQEVAA